The following are from one region of the Orenia metallireducens genome:
- a CDS encoding nitrogenase component 1, protein MARNFVNLNINPCKMCMPMGAAIAFKGIEKAILMMHGSQGCSTYIRRHMATHYNEPVDIASSSLTEQGTVYGGENNLKKGLKNTIELYNPKVIGVVTTCLAETIGEDIDRLVTEFVKEENLGDVTFVPVSTPGYGGTEFEGYYLSLRKMVERLASEGSNEKVNIIAGNLTPGDIRRIKDILESFSISYNLLPDISETLDAPYSKDYQKLPEGGTTIEDIESMGGAKATIELGVLVDDNISPGKFLEDEFGVPLYRAPLPTGLANVDKFISLLSEITGEKPNLKLTQARGRMLDAMVDSHKYNAQGRAAIFGQPELVYAIATLCLENGIFPALLATGAKTSKLEELLKKGFGLGVEDTLIIDDTDFETIRDYVNKLDVNILIGHSDGNFITEKDGIPLVRIGFPIHDRMGAQRRVYVGYDGSVNFLDKITNTLLERKHSSYREDMYDKYFAG, encoded by the coding sequence ATGGCTCGTAACTTTGTAAATTTAAATATTAATCCCTGTAAGATGTGTATGCCAATGGGTGCAGCAATTGCTTTTAAGGGAATTGAGAAGGCAATTTTGATGATGCATGGTTCTCAGGGCTGTAGTACTTATATAAGGCGACATATGGCAACCCACTATAATGAGCCAGTTGATATTGCCTCATCTTCATTAACTGAACAGGGGACTGTTTATGGTGGAGAAAATAACTTAAAGAAGGGTTTGAAGAATACAATTGAACTTTATAACCCTAAAGTAATTGGTGTAGTAACTACTTGTTTGGCAGAGACCATTGGTGAGGATATTGATAGGTTGGTAACTGAGTTTGTAAAAGAAGAGAATCTTGGTGATGTAACCTTTGTTCCAGTATCAACACCTGGTTATGGAGGTACAGAGTTTGAAGGCTATTATTTATCACTAAGAAAGATGGTAGAAAGGTTAGCAAGTGAAGGATCAAATGAGAAGGTTAATATTATTGCGGGAAATTTAACTCCAGGTGATATTAGAAGAATTAAGGATATACTAGAGTCTTTTTCAATTAGCTATAATTTATTACCTGATATCTCTGAAACTCTAGATGCTCCTTACTCAAAGGATTATCAAAAGTTACCTGAGGGTGGAACTACAATTGAGGATATTGAGAGTATGGGTGGAGCTAAAGCAACAATTGAGTTAGGGGTTTTAGTCGATGATAATATTTCTCCTGGTAAGTTTTTAGAGGATGAATTTGGAGTGCCTTTATATAGAGCTCCTCTGCCTACTGGATTAGCCAATGTAGATAAATTTATCAGTTTATTATCTGAAATAACAGGGGAGAAGCCTAATCTTAAATTGACTCAAGCTCGGGGAAGGATGTTAGATGCTATGGTCGATTCCCATAAATATAATGCTCAAGGAAGAGCAGCTATCTTCGGGCAACCAGAACTTGTCTATGCTATTGCAACCTTATGCTTAGAAAATGGGATTTTTCCTGCATTATTAGCTACAGGTGCTAAGACATCTAAGTTAGAAGAACTTCTAAAGAAGGGTTTTGGATTAGGTGTTGAGGATACTTTGATTATAGATGATACTGATTTTGAAACTATTAGAGATTATGTCAATAAATTGGATGTTAATATTTTGATTGGACATTCTGATGGTAATTTTATCACTGAAAAGGATGGAATACCTTTAGTTAGAATAGGTTTTCCAATCCATGATAGAATGGGTGCTCAAAGAAGAGTTTATGTAGGTTATGATGGCTCTGTCAATTTTTTAGATAAGATTACCAATACATTGTTAGAGAGAAAGCATAGTTCTTATCGTGAAGATATGTATGATAAATACTTTGCTGGATAA
- a CDS encoding NifB/NifX family molybdenum-iron cluster-binding protein encodes MAVSVNSNEEIISHLGKAKIFYIFSKDSEEITFIESRVTDGNHENHIIEDIKDCDVVISGKIGRGMVESLRGLGIKAIIETTTLNPVKAIAKI; translated from the coding sequence GTGGCTGTAAGTGTTAATAGTAATGAAGAGATTATTTCTCATTTAGGTAAAGCAAAGATCTTCTATATCTTTTCTAAAGATTCAGAAGAGATTACTTTTATAGAGAGTAGAGTTACTGATGGAAATCATGAAAATCATATTATAGAAGATATCAAAGACTGTGATGTTGTTATTTCTGGAAAGATTGGTAGAGGAATGGTAGAGAGTTTGAGGGGGTTAGGTATTAAAGCAATAATTGAGACTACTACTCTTAATCCTGTAAAGGCAATAGCTAAGATATAG
- the nifB gene encoding nitrogenase cofactor biosynthesis protein NifB: MGGCSVDLNMNFPEETSLDTMLKTTKHPCYSECAHEYARMHIPVAPKCNISCNYCNRKYDCLNESRPGVTSEVLTPEGAYNKYLVVKEKLPNLKVIGVAGPGDALANFEETKKAIELIREDDPEMTICISTNGLMLPEYAEELIQLGVRHVTITINTINPKIGASIYKWVYYKGKVLVGEEGAKILLDNQLKGLSYLSSKGVLCKVNIVMIKGLNDEYIPEVVDKVKECGAFMTNIMPLIPAEGSEFEDMPLVSNKELDELRDRCSLDLKQMYHCKQCRADAIGQLSQDISIEFRDSISEDQEKEEKVFDSIKGRGLLFAVASKTGRLIDQHFGHVDNFLVYKYTEQGIALVDKRSIDKYCTGKECEDKYDKMSNIIDLLADCEAVLSMRIGYEPKKRLLERGIKSLELYDAIEDGIEHAVEKLNLKQIS; encoded by the coding sequence ATGGGTGGTTGTTCAGTTGATTTAAATATGAATTTTCCAGAGGAGACATCATTAGATACTATGTTAAAGACTACAAAACATCCCTGTTATAGCGAATGTGCTCATGAATATGCGAGAATGCATATCCCTGTCGCACCTAAATGTAATATAAGCTGTAATTACTGTAACAGAAAGTATGATTGTTTAAATGAAAGTAGACCAGGGGTAACCAGTGAAGTATTAACACCAGAAGGGGCGTATAATAAATATTTAGTAGTTAAAGAGAAGCTTCCTAACCTAAAGGTAATTGGGGTTGCAGGACCTGGTGATGCTTTGGCAAATTTTGAGGAGACTAAAAAAGCTATTGAACTGATTAGAGAAGATGATCCTGAGATGACTATTTGTATCTCTACAAATGGGTTGATGTTACCTGAATATGCTGAAGAGTTAATTCAGTTAGGTGTTAGACATGTTACTATTACTATTAATACTATAAACCCTAAGATAGGGGCATCAATTTATAAATGGGTCTATTATAAAGGCAAGGTACTGGTTGGAGAAGAAGGGGCAAAGATTCTACTTGATAATCAATTGAAAGGGTTGAGTTATTTATCAAGTAAAGGGGTCTTATGTAAGGTTAATATAGTGATGATTAAAGGCTTAAATGATGAGTATATTCCAGAGGTTGTTGATAAAGTAAAGGAATGTGGAGCCTTTATGACAAATATAATGCCACTTATCCCAGCAGAAGGTAGTGAATTTGAGGATATGCCTTTAGTTAGTAATAAGGAATTGGATGAGTTAAGGGATAGGTGTTCTCTTGATTTAAAGCAGATGTATCACTGTAAACAGTGTAGGGCTGATGCTATTGGTCAGTTGTCTCAGGATATATCTATTGAATTTAGAGATTCAATCTCTGAAGATCAAGAGAAAGAAGAGAAGGTGTTTGATAGTATCAAAGGTAGGGGCCTCTTGTTTGCAGTAGCCTCAAAAACAGGAAGATTAATTGACCAACATTTTGGTCATGTAGATAACTTCTTAGTATATAAGTATACTGAACAAGGGATAGCATTGGTTGATAAAAGGAGTATAGATAAATACTGTACTGGTAAAGAATGTGAAGATAAATATGATAAGATGAGTAATATAATTGACTTGTTAGCTGATTGTGAAGCTGTCTTGTCTATGAGGATAGGCTATGAACCTAAGAAGAGGCTTTTGGAAAGAGGTATTAAGTCCCTAGAGTTATATGATGCTATTGAGGATGGTATTGAACATGCAGTAGAAAAGCTCAATTTAAAGCAGATTAGCTAA
- a CDS encoding 2Fe-2S ferredoxin, producing MNKPKYHVFVCSSSRINGQQRGYCVNKDSVEIIQNFMMEIEDYGLTGDVMVTNTGCLGICDKGPIVIVYPEGVWYGNVTPNDVEEIVESHLEDGKVVERLEI from the coding sequence ATGAATAAACCTAAGTATCATGTCTTTGTCTGTTCTAGTTCAAGAATCAATGGTCAACAAAGGGGCTATTGTGTCAATAAAGATTCTGTAGAGATTATTCAAAACTTTATGATGGAGATTGAAGATTATGGCTTAACAGGTGATGTGATGGTGACTAATACAGGCTGTTTGGGGATCTGTGACAAAGGTCCAATAGTGATTGTTTATCCTGAAGGAGTTTGGTATGGTAATGTAACCCCTAATGATGTAGAGGAGATAGTAGAGAGTCATTTAGAGGATGGTAAGGTAGTAGAGAGGTTAGAGATATAA
- the modA gene encoding molybdate ABC transporter substrate-binding protein, translated as MKAFIIALILLVVVIASYQFANNSKEVVAEATTIRVMAAASLTEVFNDLTVGFEEKYDGINLELNYAGSQALYSQIKSGVSADIFASANIKYMNQLKDTDMVLNPSIFAHNKLVVAVSKGNADIQSIDDLVREGVKLVIADESVPVGRYTMKMLDKQVDNPKVSKDYKEKFLNSVVSKELDVKSVVAKVELGEADAGIVYKTDINASNLEKVRVVDIADEYNVIATYPISLLKGLTEKHQEAAERFLDYLYSKEGEEVLEAHGFTK; from the coding sequence GTGAAAGCATTTATTATTGCTTTAATTTTATTAGTAGTTGTAATTGCCAGTTATCAATTTGCTAACAATTCTAAGGAAGTAGTAGCAGAAGCAACTACTATAAGGGTAATGGCAGCTGCTAGTTTGACAGAAGTGTTTAACGATTTGACGGTAGGTTTTGAGGAGAAGTATGATGGTATTAACTTGGAGCTTAATTATGCAGGGAGTCAGGCCTTATATAGTCAGATCAAATCGGGAGTTTCAGCAGATATATTTGCTTCCGCCAATATTAAATATATGAATCAATTAAAGGATACCGATATGGTGCTAAATCCCAGTATCTTTGCTCATAACAAACTGGTTGTAGCTGTATCTAAGGGGAATGCTGATATTCAGAGTATAGATGATTTAGTGCGAGAGGGGGTTAAGTTGGTTATCGCAGATGAATCTGTACCAGTAGGTAGATATACAATGAAGATGTTAGATAAGCAAGTGGATAATCCTAAGGTATCTAAGGATTATAAAGAGAAGTTTTTAAACTCTGTTGTATCTAAAGAGTTAGATGTAAAGAGTGTAGTGGCTAAAGTAGAATTAGGAGAAGCCGATGCAGGGATTGTTTATAAGACTGATATCAACGCTAGTAATTTAGAAAAGGTAAGGGTAGTTGATATAGCAGACGAATATAATGTAATTGCAACTTATCCAATCTCATTATTAAAGGGTTTAACTGAAAAGCACCAAGAGGCTGCTGAAAGATTTCTAGATTATCTTTATTCCAAAGAAGGAGAAGAAGTGCTAGAAGCGCATGGGTTTACGAAGTGA